One window of Chryseobacterium sp. JJR-5R genomic DNA carries:
- a CDS encoding patatin-like phospholipase family protein, whose amino-acid sequence MKKTTILSLDGGGIRGIITCIILRYIEEQLQLYDNPSAKLGDYFDLVAGSSTGGLIASIILCPDEHRKAKYSIQKGLELYAEKGGDIFQVSFWERMVNPFGLINEKIPQEKLVKNLNDFFGKLELKELIKPCLITSYDIENRRSKIFNSWKARLSTDNFYVKDICRATSAAPTYFTPVQIKSMYGQVFSLIDGGMFANNPALCAYAEARKIPFAEVLKNHQKANYPMVNDLLIISIGTGIEARPYPFKKLENAGKIGWVNPIIDILMSANAETVDYQLGQMFQTLDSGNQKNYYRLNPSLKNASPSMDNVKRSNIESLIQAGLSYVDDNRDVLNQIIQKLIRNKI is encoded by the coding sequence ATGAAAAAGACAACCATTCTTTCTTTGGACGGGGGCGGAATCAGAGGGATTATTACCTGTATTATTCTGCGCTACATAGAAGAGCAGCTGCAGTTGTATGACAACCCGAGCGCAAAACTGGGAGATTATTTCGACTTGGTGGCGGGAAGCAGTACAGGAGGGCTGATTGCGTCTATTATTCTATGTCCCGATGAACACCGGAAGGCAAAATATTCTATCCAGAAAGGATTAGAACTGTATGCCGAAAAAGGTGGCGACATATTCCAGGTTTCTTTCTGGGAGCGTATGGTAAATCCGTTCGGATTGATCAACGAAAAAATCCCTCAGGAAAAACTTGTAAAAAACCTGAATGACTTTTTTGGAAAACTGGAATTAAAGGAACTGATAAAGCCCTGCCTGATCACAAGCTACGATATAGAAAACAGAAGATCCAAGATATTCAATTCCTGGAAAGCACGTTTGAGTACCGATAATTTTTATGTTAAGGATATCTGCAGGGCTACTTCCGCAGCACCCACCTATTTCACGCCGGTTCAGATCAAATCCATGTACGGACAGGTTTTCAGCCTGATTGACGGTGGCATGTTCGCAAACAACCCTGCATTGTGTGCTTATGCAGAGGCCAGGAAAATTCCTTTTGCAGAAGTCCTTAAAAATCATCAGAAGGCAAATTATCCTATGGTGAATGACCTGCTTATCATCTCCATCGGGACAGGCATTGAAGCAAGGCCCTATCCTTTTAAAAAGCTGGAAAATGCAGGAAAAATAGGCTGGGTAAATCCTATTATCGACATTCTGATGTCTGCCAATGCAGAAACTGTAGATTACCAGCTTGGCCAGATGTTCCAGACTTTAGACTCAGGAAACCAGAAAAATTATTACCGGCTCAACCCTTCGCTGAAGAATGCTTCCCCTTCCATGGATAATGTGAAAAGGTCTAATATTGAGAGCCTGATCCAGGCAGGCCTGAGCTATGTTGATGATAACCGGGATGTACTGAACCAGATTATTCAGAAACTCATTAGAAATAAAATATAA
- a CDS encoding M15 family metallopeptidase codes for MDKITLQRIEQLHPAAREEVKQIIKECDAALTGRVKVRITQGLRSFEEQEKLYAIGRITSGKKVTNAKAGQSIHNYGLAVDICLMIDGKTASWDTVKDWDNDKVADWYECVKIFAKHGWDWGGNWKTFKDLSHFEKKNIQTKKGLMKMAWRTLLKMNRDKDGYVIL; via the coding sequence ATGGATAAAATAACTTTACAGCGAATAGAACAGCTCCACCCTGCAGCAAGAGAGGAAGTAAAACAGATCATTAAGGAATGTGATGCAGCATTAACCGGCAGGGTAAAAGTAAGAATTACCCAGGGACTGAGAAGCTTTGAAGAACAGGAGAAACTGTACGCCATAGGAAGAATTACTTCCGGTAAAAAGGTAACGAATGCCAAAGCGGGACAGAGCATCCACAATTACGGCCTCGCCGTTGACATCTGTCTGATGATTGACGGAAAGACGGCCAGCTGGGATACCGTAAAAGACTGGGACAATGATAAAGTGGCAGACTGGTACGAATGTGTGAAAATCTTCGCAAAACACGGCTGGGACTGGGGCGGAAACTGGAAAACCTTTAAAGACCTCTCTCATTTCGAAAAAAAGAACATTCAGACCAAGAAAGGCCTGATGAAAATGGCTTGGAGAACACTGCTGAAAATGAACAGGGATAAAGACGGATACGTAATTTTATAA
- a CDS encoding serine hydrolase, which yields MILLVYFLTFIVIVAALFYLLGYDYLFNGISKTYFKGKSSANIDDGKFFTHNIIKTGSSMPWDKTPEYNNTELPKHIVEDLAHSRTASFIVAKNGKLVHEQYWNGYDQHSKTNSFSMAKAITVMLLGKAIEEGKIKSIDDKFSDYFEEFNDNGLAKNLTLRNLAQMESGLDWHEDYKNPFLPNAKAYYGRSLIKATFSRKFKSNPGERFEYQSGSTQLLGFAVRKAVDQTLAGYLSEKFWAPMGMEHHATWSTDDSGMEKTYCCIHATARDFARLGQLFLNDGKTGDHQLLNLDFIKQMRTQTEKSKEIYGMGFWINHDNPIKHYYFLGLQGQYIIMVPEHNMVIVRTGSYNNLPKNDRGRPDQVKFLVNETVKLFK from the coding sequence ATGATCCTACTTGTTTATTTCCTGACCTTCATTGTTATTGTTGCGGCACTCTTTTACCTATTGGGATATGATTATCTTTTTAACGGAATCTCAAAAACTTATTTCAAAGGAAAATCCAGCGCAAATATTGATGACGGAAAATTTTTCACCCATAATATCATCAAAACAGGGTCTTCTATGCCCTGGGACAAGACTCCGGAATACAACAACACCGAATTACCGAAACATATCGTTGAAGATTTAGCCCATTCCCGCACTGCATCTTTTATCGTTGCCAAAAACGGGAAACTTGTTCACGAACAATACTGGAACGGTTATGATCAGCATTCAAAGACCAATTCATTTTCAATGGCAAAAGCCATTACAGTTATGCTTCTGGGGAAAGCAATTGAGGAAGGAAAGATTAAAAGCATTGATGATAAATTTTCAGATTATTTTGAGGAATTTAATGATAATGGACTGGCAAAAAATCTAACATTGAGGAACCTGGCCCAGATGGAATCCGGACTGGACTGGCATGAAGATTATAAAAACCCCTTTTTACCGAATGCGAAAGCCTATTACGGAAGAAGCCTGATCAAGGCAACTTTCTCAAGAAAGTTCAAGAGCAACCCGGGTGAAAGATTTGAATACCAGAGCGGATCTACCCAGCTTTTGGGCTTTGCAGTGAGAAAAGCAGTGGATCAGACGCTGGCAGGTTACTTATCTGAAAAATTCTGGGCACCGATGGGAATGGAACACCATGCGACCTGGAGTACCGATGACAGCGGAATGGAGAAAACGTACTGCTGTATCCACGCCACTGCAAGAGATTTTGCCCGTCTCGGACAGTTATTCCTGAATGACGGAAAAACCGGTGACCACCAGCTTCTGAACCTTGATTTCATCAAACAGATGCGGACTCAGACGGAAAAATCGAAAGAAATCTACGGTATGGGATTCTGGATCAATCATGATAATCCGATAAAGCATTATTATTTCCTGGGGCTTCAGGGACAGTATATCATTATGGTTCCTGAACACAATATGGTGATCGTAAGAACCGGCAGCTATAATAACCTTCCGAAAAACGACAGGGGAAGGCCGGATCAGGTGAAATTTCTTGTGAATGAAACAGTGAAGCTTTTTAAGTAA
- a CDS encoding M48 family metalloprotease encodes MKKLISFLLLYSFAVAFGQGYHPIDTADYAQRKDFLKNFSANTESLIKKSKSEYPGKRGNELSKIYREFSKEFEQKVKDKDFVFNSVFDAKVKSLIERLRKNNPQVPQNLKILISKDNTPNAYCFADGTFVINMGLFNWLNNDDQLAAVISHELGHKVSEHTAKTFLNMIDQDQTDRVVVQNIKSTRENRNQRAFDVLKNRIYRKGAENRRQEMQADSLGYSIFKNSDFTKTEFINTLKRLEDFDTISPRKLNVETYKKYFNLPKQEFKEKWLQKEDFSLYNYNHYREKLNKDSLKSHPEIVLRINNLKKVFPELETEAADEKPAGSYTVLEKTAEMETLPNFYHSEDYGIGIYAGLQFLQDGKEEGYCKAWLGKCFAKIYEARKNYNLNRYLDRVDPKNQSESYQQFLNFMWNLSLDEIKNIADYYKTTES; translated from the coding sequence ATGAAAAAACTAATATCCTTTTTATTGTTGTATTCCTTTGCTGTTGCTTTCGGACAGGGATACCATCCGATTGATACGGCTGATTATGCACAGCGGAAAGATTTCCTTAAAAATTTCTCCGCGAATACGGAAAGCCTGATTAAAAAAAGCAAATCTGAGTATCCGGGGAAAAGGGGAAATGAACTCTCTAAAATCTACAGGGAATTTTCTAAAGAGTTTGAACAAAAAGTAAAAGATAAAGATTTTGTATTCAACTCTGTATTTGATGCAAAGGTAAAGAGCCTGATTGAACGTTTACGGAAAAACAATCCACAGGTTCCCCAAAACCTGAAAATCCTCATTTCAAAAGACAATACCCCCAATGCTTATTGCTTTGCAGACGGTACTTTTGTCATTAATATGGGTCTTTTCAATTGGCTGAATAATGATGATCAGCTTGCCGCCGTTATTTCCCATGAACTGGGGCATAAGGTTTCAGAACATACTGCAAAGACGTTCCTGAATATGATTGACCAGGACCAGACGGACAGAGTGGTGGTGCAGAATATCAAATCAACCAGGGAAAACCGCAACCAGAGGGCTTTTGATGTACTGAAGAACCGGATTTACAGGAAAGGTGCCGAGAACCGGAGGCAGGAAATGCAGGCAGATTCCCTGGGGTACAGCATATTTAAAAACAGTGATTTCACAAAAACGGAATTTATCAATACCCTGAAGAGACTGGAGGATTTTGACACCATTTCGCCAAGGAAGCTGAATGTGGAAACCTATAAAAAATATTTTAATCTACCGAAACAGGAATTTAAGGAAAAATGGCTGCAGAAAGAAGATTTTTCACTGTATAACTACAATCATTACAGAGAAAAACTGAATAAAGATTCATTAAAATCCCATCCTGAAATTGTATTGAGGATTAACAATTTAAAGAAGGTATTTCCCGAGCTGGAAACTGAAGCCGCGGATGAAAAACCAGCAGGGTCATACACGGTTCTTGAAAAAACGGCGGAAATGGAAACGCTTCCGAACTTTTACCATTCAGAAGATTACGGCATCGGGATTTATGCAGGCCTTCAGTTTCTGCAGGACGGGAAAGAGGAGGGCTACTGCAAAGCCTGGCTTGGAAAATGTTTTGCTAAAATTTATGAGGCCCGGAAAAACTACAACCTGAACCGGTACCTGGACAGGGTAGACCCCAAGAACCAAAGCGAGAGCTACCAGCAGTTCCTGAATTTTATGTGGAACCTGAGCCTTGATGAAATAAAAAATATCGCAGATTATTATAAAACTACAGAATCCTGA
- a CDS encoding glycine--tRNA ligase yields MAKQEDVFKKVISHAKEYGFIFPSSEIYDGLSAVYDYGQNGAELKNNIKQYWWKAMVQLNENIVGIDSAILMHPTIWKASGHVDAFNDPLIDNKDSKKRFRADVLVEDYCLKIEDKENKEIEKAAKRFGDAFDKEQFVATNPRILEYRAKREAILSRLAKSLENEDLADVKALIEELEIADPDTGSKNWTEVRQFNLMFGTKLGASADSAMDLYLRPETAQGIFVNFLNVQKTSRHRLPFGIAQIGKAFRNEIVARQFIFRMREFEQMEMQFFVAPGTELEFYEQWKQKRLNWHLALGLGTDSYRFHDHEKLAHYANAAADIEFNFPFGFKELEGIHSRTDFDLKAHEEFSGRKLQFFDPERNENYVPYVVETSVGLDRLFLALFSHCLRDEVLEDGSERTILSLPPALAPIKAAILPLMKRDGLAEYAESIFNDLKYDFNLFYEEKDAIGKRYRRQDAIGTPYCITIDHDSLTDHTVTIRDRDTMAQERVPVSELRKIIDEKTSFRNLLSKI; encoded by the coding sequence ATGGCAAAGCAAGAAGATGTTTTCAAGAAAGTGATTTCTCACGCCAAGGAATATGGTTTTATTTTCCCTTCCAGTGAGATCTATGACGGATTATCCGCTGTTTATGATTATGGACAAAACGGTGCCGAACTTAAAAATAATATCAAACAATACTGGTGGAAAGCAATGGTACAGCTGAACGAGAATATTGTAGGTATTGATTCGGCCATCCTGATGCACCCGACCATCTGGAAGGCATCCGGCCACGTAGACGCTTTCAACGATCCATTGATTGACAATAAAGATTCCAAAAAACGTTTCCGCGCAGACGTTCTGGTGGAAGACTACTGCTTAAAAATTGAAGATAAGGAAAACAAAGAGATTGAAAAAGCAGCCAAAAGATTCGGTGATGCTTTTGACAAAGAGCAGTTTGTGGCTACCAATCCAAGAATCCTGGAATACCGTGCCAAGAGGGAAGCCATTCTTTCAAGACTGGCAAAATCCCTGGAAAATGAAGATTTGGCTGATGTAAAAGCTTTGATTGAAGAACTGGAAATTGCCGATCCGGATACCGGTTCCAAGAACTGGACGGAAGTAAGGCAGTTCAACCTGATGTTCGGGACTAAGCTGGGTGCTTCCGCAGATTCTGCGATGGACCTTTACTTAAGACCGGAAACCGCTCAGGGAATCTTCGTAAACTTTTTGAATGTACAGAAGACATCACGCCACAGGCTTCCTTTCGGTATTGCCCAGATCGGTAAAGCATTCAGAAATGAGATCGTTGCAAGACAGTTCATCTTCAGGATGCGTGAATTCGAACAGATGGAGATGCAGTTCTTCGTGGCTCCGGGAACCGAGCTTGAATTCTATGAACAATGGAAGCAAAAGCGTCTGAACTGGCACTTAGCTCTTGGTTTGGGAACTGACAGCTACAGGTTCCATGACCATGAGAAACTGGCGCATTATGCCAATGCAGCGGCGGATATCGAGTTTAATTTCCCGTTCGGATTTAAAGAGCTGGAAGGCATTCACTCAAGGACTGATTTCGATTTAAAAGCGCATGAAGAATTCTCCGGAAGGAAGCTTCAGTTCTTCGATCCTGAAAGAAACGAAAACTATGTCCCTTATGTGGTGGAAACTTCGGTTGGTTTAGACCGTCTGTTCCTTGCCTTGTTCTCACACTGTTTAAGAGATGAGGTGCTGGAAGACGGTTCAGAAAGAACGATTCTTTCTTTACCTCCTGCTTTGGCACCGATCAAAGCGGCTATTCTTCCGTTGATGAAAAGAGACGGCTTAGCAGAATATGCAGAAAGCATCTTCAACGACCTTAAGTACGATTTCAACCTATTCTACGAGGAAAAAGACGCCATCGGCAAACGGTACAGAAGACAGGATGCCATCGGGACCCCTTACTGTATCACCATTGACCATGATTCCCTTACCGACCATACAGTGACCATCAGGGACAGAGACACCATGGCCCAGGAAAGAGTTCCGGTTTCCGAACTGAGAAAAATTATCGACGAAAAGACCAGCTTCCGAAATCTGCTTTCTAAAATATAG
- a CDS encoding alpha/beta hydrolase, producing MRKFSLLLFAFLLFTRFLSAQAIPAGKVVTTYITAKTLQNRAGENPTRRVSVYLPPDYEKSVKRYPVIYFLHGFFWSDSLLVNNDHINHIFDRAIHLQKIKPVIVVMPDESTVFKGSFYANSKSSGSWSDFTSVELVDFIDKHYRTIADKDSRGISGHSMGGNGALRNAILHPEVFSSVYALSPGVLDARYFALTEIELYKSLATIKKTEDLLKPENSRINIIIAIARAYNGNEKNPPFYADFPFSFENDQLKADSSVLQAMKNHSTSELPFSHDKNLRKLKAIKFDWGRNDEFKHIPPTCLDFSKTLEMMKIKHEAEEYIGTHGSEVSRENGRIENSMLPFFNIHLKFEK from the coding sequence ATGAGAAAATTCAGTCTTTTACTTTTTGCCTTTCTGCTTTTTACCCGGTTTTTATCAGCTCAGGCTATTCCTGCCGGAAAAGTTGTCACCACTTATATTACGGCAAAAACCTTACAGAACAGAGCAGGGGAAAATCCCACACGGAGAGTGTCGGTATATCTTCCACCGGATTATGAAAAGTCTGTGAAAAGATATCCTGTGATTTATTTCTTACATGGTTTTTTCTGGAGCGACAGCCTCCTGGTAAATAATGATCACATTAACCATATTTTCGACCGTGCCATTCATTTACAAAAGATAAAGCCTGTTATTGTCGTGATGCCGGATGAAAGTACGGTTTTTAAAGGAAGCTTTTATGCCAATTCAAAATCGTCCGGAAGCTGGTCGGATTTTACTTCAGTCGAACTGGTGGATTTTATCGATAAGCACTACAGAACAATCGCTGACAAGGACAGCCGCGGGATCTCAGGTCATTCTATGGGTGGAAACGGAGCTTTGCGGAATGCTATTCTTCATCCCGAGGTTTTTTCCTCCGTGTATGCACTTTCTCCCGGCGTTCTGGATGCCCGGTATTTTGCGCTGACAGAGATTGAGCTGTATAAAAGCCTGGCTACCATCAAAAAAACAGAGGATCTTTTAAAACCTGAAAACTCCAGGATAAATATTATCATCGCCATTGCAAGAGCGTATAACGGAAATGAAAAAAATCCTCCATTCTATGCTGATTTTCCCTTCTCGTTCGAAAATGACCAGCTGAAAGCGGATTCTTCCGTTCTGCAGGCTATGAAGAACCATTCAACTTCAGAACTGCCTTTCTCACATGACAAAAACCTTAGAAAATTAAAAGCGATCAAGTTTGACTGGGGAAGGAATGATGAATTTAAGCATATACCGCCTACCTGCTTAGATTTCAGCAAAACCCTGGAAATGATGAAGATAAAACATGAAGCTGAAGAATATATCGGAACCCACGGAAGCGAAGTCAGCAGAGAAAACGGGAGAATTGAAAACAGCATGCTGCCGTTTTTCAACATCCATCTGAAGTTTGAAAAGTAA
- a CDS encoding pseudouridine synthase, producing the protein MLEILYRDEHLIAINKPNGLLVHKSFYSGEADAYAIRELKNQIGQAVFPVHRLDRKTSGILLFTLDKETLRMMSDRFAARQVEKKYLAILRGWTEEEETIDYDLTNEDGTRQNAVTHYQRLQTAEIGLAFGAHQTSRYCLVEATLETGRMHQLRKHFKHILHPILGCRRYGCNKQNKLWLEHFGMTKMMLHAHRLVFDHPITNEQITLNAAISDEFKRAGEILGFDLSQYS; encoded by the coding sequence ATGTTAGAAATCCTTTATCGCGACGAGCACCTTATTGCCATCAATAAGCCCAACGGACTGCTGGTCCATAAATCTTTTTATTCCGGAGAAGCGGATGCCTATGCGATCCGGGAATTAAAAAATCAGATCGGGCAGGCTGTGTTCCCTGTGCACCGCCTGGACCGGAAAACTTCCGGAATCCTGCTGTTTACTTTAGATAAAGAAACCCTGAGAATGATGAGTGACCGGTTTGCGGCAAGACAGGTTGAAAAGAAGTATCTGGCCATTCTCCGGGGCTGGACGGAAGAAGAAGAAACCATCGATTATGACCTGACCAACGAAGACGGAACCAGGCAGAATGCCGTTACTCATTATCAGCGTTTACAGACTGCGGAAATAGGACTTGCGTTCGGGGCACATCAGACTTCCCGCTACTGCCTGGTGGAAGCTACGCTTGAAACGGGGAGAATGCATCAGCTGAGAAAACATTTTAAACATATCCTCCATCCTATTCTGGGGTGCCGCCGTTACGGCTGCAATAAACAGAATAAACTGTGGCTGGAGCATTTCGGGATGACGAAAATGATGCTTCATGCACACCGATTGGTTTTTGATCATCCCATTACCAATGAACAAATCACACTGAATGCAGCAATCAGTGATGAGTTCAAAAGAGCAGGGGAGATCCTGGGTTTTGATTTGAGCCAATATTCTTAA
- a CDS encoding quinone-dependent dihydroorotate dehydrogenase has translation MYKSLIRPVLFKFDPEEVHHFTFSMLKNFGFLARLFLPKPIEDKRLEREVFGLKFKNPVGLAAGFDKNAILFNELADLGFGFVEIGTVTPKAQAGNPKKRLFRLIEDGGIINRMGFNNEGLEAAIEKLKSNKGKIIIGGNIGKNTDTSPEHYTQDYLQCFEGLHPYVDYFVLNVSCPNVGSHAKLEDVDYLRELITAVKEINRAKTVQKPVLLKIAPDLNHRQLDEIVDLIAETKIDGVIVSNTSVNREGLKTSPEVLAQIGNGGLSGKPIRERSTAMIKYISDKSNRAFPIIGVGGIHSARDAMEKLDAGASLVQLYTGFIYEGPQLINDINKELLKRSSRLPK, from the coding sequence ATGTACAAATCGCTTATCCGTCCGGTCCTTTTCAAATTTGATCCCGAGGAAGTTCACCACTTTACCTTTTCGATGCTTAAGAATTTCGGTTTTCTTGCCCGGTTGTTCTTGCCCAAACCCATAGAAGACAAGCGGCTGGAAAGAGAGGTGTTTGGCCTTAAATTTAAGAATCCGGTAGGCCTCGCGGCGGGATTTGATAAAAATGCAATCTTGTTCAACGAACTGGCTGACCTCGGGTTCGGATTCGTGGAAATCGGGACGGTTACCCCGAAAGCCCAGGCAGGAAATCCTAAGAAAAGGTTGTTCCGCCTGATTGAGGACGGCGGAATCATCAACCGGATGGGATTCAATAATGAAGGCCTGGAAGCTGCCATTGAAAAACTGAAAAGCAACAAGGGTAAAATCATCATCGGCGGAAACATCGGAAAAAATACGGATACCAGCCCTGAACATTACACACAGGATTACCTGCAGTGTTTCGAGGGACTTCATCCGTATGTAGATTATTTTGTGCTGAATGTAAGCTGCCCGAATGTCGGGAGCCATGCCAAGCTGGAAGATGTAGATTATCTGAGGGAACTGATTACGGCCGTGAAGGAAATTAACCGGGCCAAAACGGTTCAGAAACCTGTTTTACTGAAAATTGCCCCGGACTTAAACCACCGTCAGCTGGATGAAATTGTTGACCTGATTGCTGAAACAAAAATCGATGGCGTCATCGTTTCAAATACATCGGTCAACCGGGAAGGCCTGAAAACATCTCCGGAAGTCCTGGCACAGATCGGCAACGGCGGGTTGAGCGGAAAACCGATCCGTGAGAGAAGCACGGCAATGATTAAATATATTTCAGATAAAAGCAACAGGGCATTTCCGATCATCGGTGTAGGCGGAATCCATTCAGCCAGAGATGCAATGGAAAAACTGGATGCCGGCGCGAGCCTCGTTCAGCTGTACACCGGTTTTATCTATGAAGGCCCGCAACTCATCAATGATATCAATAAAGAGCTTTTAAAAAGATCTAGTCGGTTGCCAAAGTAA
- a CDS encoding DUF445 domain-containing protein, whose amino-acid sequence MNDEAKRKQLRKYKAFATGLFLLMAAVFIITTILQKDNGSHWIGYVRAFSEAAMVGALADWFAVTALFRHPLGLPIPHTNLIENSKQQLGDNLGGFVVSNFLSPRNIRPYIQKLKISNFVGEWLGKEKNQTVLIRNLSDIVLDILNKLDDATVSLFISKKVSEMTDDIKLNAIVGNGIHYILEKNDHQRIITSLSSQIKNYIAENEEMIKDRVKKGSYSFIPSFVDHKIADKIASGLADFFREIEEDPDHEIRSLVTGKIREFSIDLKEDPKWNQEFKNIKNDLLKADKLNEYSNDIWISIKKTVMEELQQEGSSLKKYLAKNLDEFSQNLKANEGLQDKIDNWVRVTAYKYILRNTHQFGNLISSTVGNWQGKELSEKLELEVGKDLQFIRVNGTLVGGLVGLIIYTVSHFFL is encoded by the coding sequence ATGAATGATGAAGCCAAAAGAAAACAGTTAAGGAAATATAAGGCATTTGCAACGGGATTATTCCTGCTGATGGCCGCTGTATTTATTATTACTACCATCCTGCAGAAGGATAATGGCTCGCACTGGATCGGGTATGTCCGTGCTTTTTCCGAAGCGGCCATGGTAGGTGCCCTGGCAGACTGGTTTGCAGTAACCGCCCTGTTCCGGCATCCGCTCGGCCTGCCGATTCCGCATACGAACCTCATCGAAAACAGCAAACAGCAGCTGGGCGACAACCTGGGCGGTTTCGTAGTAAGCAATTTCCTTTCGCCCCGGAACATCCGCCCGTACATCCAGAAGCTGAAAATTTCAAATTTTGTAGGGGAATGGCTCGGAAAGGAAAAAAACCAGACAGTCCTGATCAGGAATCTTTCTGATATTGTCCTGGACATCCTGAATAAACTGGATGATGCTACCGTAAGCCTGTTCATCAGCAAAAAAGTATCTGAAATGACAGATGATATTAAGCTTAATGCCATTGTCGGGAACGGAATCCATTACATCCTGGAAAAGAATGACCACCAGAGAATCATTACCAGCCTGTCTTCACAGATCAAGAATTATATTGCCGAGAATGAAGAAATGATCAAAGACCGGGTAAAAAAAGGCAGCTATTCTTTTATCCCTTCTTTTGTCGATCATAAAATTGCCGATAAAATTGCCAGCGGGCTTGCTGATTTTTTCAGGGAAATTGAAGAAGACCCGGACCATGAAATCAGGAGCCTGGTCACCGGGAAGATCCGGGAATTCTCTATAGACTTAAAAGAAGACCCGAAGTGGAACCAGGAATTCAAGAACATTAAAAACGACCTCTTAAAAGCGGATAAATTAAATGAATATTCCAATGACATCTGGATTTCCATTAAAAAAACAGTGATGGAAGAGCTTCAGCAGGAAGGTTCTTCATTAAAAAAATACCTTGCTAAAAACCTGGATGAATTTTCGCAGAATTTAAAAGCCAATGAAGGCCTGCAGGATAAAATCGACAACTGGGTACGTGTAACGGCTTATAAATACATCCTGAGGAACACCCATCAGTTCGGGAACCTCATCAGTTCTACCGTCGGAAACTGGCAGGGCAAAGAGCTCAGTGAGAAGCTGGAGCTGGAAGTAGGCAAAGACCTGCAGTTTATCCGGGTAAACGGAACTTTGGTAGGCGGGCTGGTAGGGCTGATCATTTATACCGTTTCCCATTTTTTCCTGTAA
- the msrB gene encoding peptide-methionine (R)-S-oxide reductase MsrB → MENEAKNNPYYSRTDHAKLDISNDEWRKILAPELYAISREAATERPFTGKYNEFDELGEYYCAVCGNHLFRSDSKFSSSCGWPSFFEADKEGVYYKRDTAYGMERTEVLCKRCDSHLGHVFNDGPRPTGMRYCMNSVSLEFVADVHE, encoded by the coding sequence ATGGAAAACGAAGCAAAAAATAATCCATACTATTCCCGGACAGATCATGCAAAACTGGATATTTCCAACGATGAATGGAGAAAAATATTAGCTCCCGAATTATATGCTATCTCAAGAGAGGCTGCAACCGAACGACCGTTTACCGGGAAATACAATGAGTTTGATGAATTGGGGGAATACTACTGTGCCGTTTGCGGAAACCATCTGTTCCGGTCAGATTCAAAATTCTCAAGCAGCTGCGGCTGGCCGAGTTTTTTTGAAGCGGATAAGGAAGGGGTGTATTATAAAAGGGATACGGCATACGGAATGGAACGGACCGAAGTACTGTGTAAAAGATGCGATTCCCATTTGGGACATGTTTTTAATGACGGCCCGAGACCTACGGGAATGCGATACTGTATGAATTCCGTCAGCCTGGAATTTGTTGCTGATGTACATGAATAA